From a single Bacillus gobiensis genomic region:
- a CDS encoding D-serine ammonia-lyase — protein MKHLAGKSIPDWKKEHPILQDVSDKKEVFWTNPDYRGQHKPENLHPDAIEAAEKRLERFAPLIQTIFPETKAENGLIESPLRNIPALKAAIEDQYETKIDGRLLVKCDHDLPISGSIKARGGIYEVLKFAEETAIAGGMLALSDNYSVLNTDPFKKLFSRYQLSVGSTGNLGLSIGIMGAALGFQVTVHMSMDAKQWKKDLLRNKGVTVKEYEDDYSKAVEEGRKQALTDSRCHFIDDENSEDLFLGYATAASRLKRQLKEKGILVDHDHPLFVYLPCGVGGGPGGVAFGLKQIFQENVHCFFAEPTHSPCFLLGLVTGLHNGVSVQDFDLDNRTAADGLAVGRASGFVGKTVGQMLSGSYTINDDRLFSLLKTTADTENIYLEPSALAGFYGPVQLFNEASGKQFLNEQGLNEKMKNATHIVWATGGSMVPKEEIERYYLRGSEI, from the coding sequence ATGAAACACCTTGCAGGAAAATCGATACCAGACTGGAAAAAAGAACATCCGATTTTACAGGATGTGAGTGATAAAAAAGAGGTGTTCTGGACTAATCCAGATTATAGAGGTCAGCATAAACCCGAAAATTTGCATCCAGATGCCATTGAGGCTGCCGAAAAGAGACTAGAGCGTTTCGCACCGCTAATTCAAACGATTTTTCCAGAAACCAAGGCTGAAAATGGACTGATCGAGTCTCCTTTACGGAACATTCCCGCTTTGAAAGCAGCAATAGAAGATCAATACGAAACGAAGATTGACGGGAGACTGCTCGTTAAATGTGATCATGACCTGCCCATTTCCGGATCAATAAAAGCACGGGGCGGGATCTATGAAGTCTTGAAGTTTGCAGAGGAAACAGCAATTGCAGGCGGGATGTTAGCACTATCGGATAATTATTCTGTTTTGAACACAGACCCTTTTAAAAAATTGTTTTCCCGCTATCAGTTATCTGTCGGTTCTACGGGCAATTTAGGACTAAGCATCGGAATTATGGGTGCCGCTCTTGGCTTTCAAGTCACCGTTCACATGTCCATGGATGCCAAGCAGTGGAAAAAGGATTTACTGAGGAATAAGGGTGTCACTGTGAAAGAGTACGAGGACGACTACAGCAAAGCAGTTGAAGAAGGCAGAAAACAGGCACTAACTGACAGCCGCTGCCACTTTATAGACGATGAAAATTCCGAAGATCTTTTTCTTGGCTACGCAACAGCGGCCTCTCGATTAAAAAGACAGCTGAAGGAAAAAGGCATCTTGGTTGATCATGACCACCCTTTATTTGTCTATCTCCCTTGCGGTGTTGGCGGTGGTCCGGGTGGAGTTGCTTTTGGCTTAAAACAGATTTTTCAAGAGAATGTTCACTGCTTCTTCGCTGAGCCGACCCACTCCCCTTGTTTCTTGCTTGGACTCGTGACAGGCCTTCATAACGGCGTATCTGTTCAGGATTTTGATTTGGACAATAGAACGGCAGCTGACGGCCTTGCTGTAGGCCGGGCATCAGGCTTTGTCGGAAAAACTGTTGGCCAAATGCTAAGCGGAAGCTACACGATAAACGACGACCGCCTGTTTTCTTTATTAAAAACAACCGCAGATACGGAAAACATCTACTTAGAGCCTTCCGCTTTAGCTGGCTTCTATGGACCTGTACAATTGTTCAACGAAGCATCAGGCAAGCAATTCTTAAACGAACAAGGCCTGAATGAGAAAATGAAAAACGCTACGCATATTGTCTGGGCCACCGGCGGAAGCATGGTCCCTAAGGAAGAAATAGAAAGGTATTATTTGAGAGGCTCGGAAATTTAG